The genomic interval GATCTTGGCGATATACTTGAAGCCCGTGAGGCAGTCGTAGCACTTCACCTTGAAGAAGTCGGCCACGGCGTTGGCCATCTGCGACGTCACGATGGTCTTCACGACGTACTGGTTGCCGTCGAGCTCGCCGCGCTCGGCCCAGCGGGTCAACTGGTAGCTCAACAGCAGCACGAGAGTCTGGTTGCCGTTCAGCAGCACGTATTCGCCCTGCTTGTTGCGCAGCGCCACGCCGATACGGTCCGAATCGGGATCGGTGGCCAGCACCAGATCGGCGCCCTCCCTGGCCGCGAGGTCGATGGCCATGGACATCGTCTTGCGCTCCTCGGGATTCGGCGATTCGACGGTGGGGAAGTTGCCGTCGATGACCGACTGCTCCTCGACCATGATGACGTTGGTGAAGCCGAACTTGCGCAGCGAGGCGGGAACCAGCCTTACGCCGGCGCCGTGCATGGGCGAATAGACGATCTTCATGTCGCGGTATTTCCGCACGCTCTCGGGCGACAGCGACAGCTCGTGCACCTTATTCAAATAGATTTCGTCGAACTTCTCGTCGAGAATCGTGATATTCTCCGGATGCTTTCCGATGAGGACCTGATCGACGTCGGTGATCTTCTCCACCTCGGCGATGATGTTCCTGTCGTGGGGCGGGGTAACCTGCGCACCGTCGGTCCAGTAGGCCTTGTAGCCGTTGTACTCCTTGGGGTTGTGCGACGCCGTGACGACCACGCCCGAATGGCACTTCAGCTCGCGGATGGCGAAACTCAGCTCGGGTGTCGGACGCAGCGTGTCGAAAAGGTAAACCCTGAAGCCGTTCGAGGCGAAAATGTCGGCCACGCGCTCGGCGAACATCCGCGAATTGTTGCGGCTGTCGTGCGCCACGGCCACCCGCACCTGCTCGCCGGCGAAGGTGCGCTTCAGGTAGTTCGAAAGTCCCTGCGTGGCAGCGCCCACCGTATAGACGTTCATGCGGTTCGTCCCCACGCCCATGATGCCGCGCAGGCCGCCCGTACCGAACTCCAGGTCCTTGTAGAAGCTCTCGACGAGCTCCTTCATATCGTTCTCCATCAGGTACTTGACCTGCTTTTTCGTCTCTTCGTCATAATGACCGTCGAGCCATGCCTGGGCTTTCTTCAGCACCGTCTGTTCCAATTCATTTGCCATAATCCGTATTA from Alistipes dispar carries:
- a CDS encoding phospho-sugar mutase — protein: MANELEQTVLKKAQAWLDGHYDEETKKQVKYLMENDMKELVESFYKDLEFGTGGLRGIMGVGTNRMNVYTVGAATQGLSNYLKRTFAGEQVRVAVAHDSRNNSRMFAERVADIFASNGFRVYLFDTLRPTPELSFAIRELKCHSGVVVTASHNPKEYNGYKAYWTDGAQVTPPHDRNIIAEVEKITDVDQVLIGKHPENITILDEKFDEIYLNKVHELSLSPESVRKYRDMKIVYSPMHGAGVRLVPASLRKFGFTNVIMVEEQSVIDGNFPTVESPNPEERKTMSMAIDLAAREGADLVLATDPDSDRIGVALRNKQGEYVLLNGNQTLVLLLSYQLTRWAERGELDGNQYVVKTIVTSQMANAVADFFKVKCYDCLTGFKYIAKIIRENEGKAKYIGGGEESFGYLAGDYVRDKDAVSACSLAAEAAAWAMDTMGLTLYEWLQQLYVKYGFYREGLVSVVRKGKEGAEQIQKMMADFRADPPKTIVGSPVVKINDFQSLEQTDVRTGAKTPIEQDSSNVLQWFTEDGTTVSVRPSGTEPKIKFYFGVKAPLASVADYERTLAALDAKIEGIRKDLRLE